In Enterobacter sp. 638, a single window of DNA contains:
- a CDS encoding pilus assembly protein PilM: protein MAFKTWRTGVHIQQDRVLAVCLTKERTGWNLRRWWQIPLHPGIIRDGQIIEPEQLVAALRAWSKVLPQHHRIFLAFPAARTLQKALPCPALNLRESEQASWIASAMSRELEMAPDALCFDYVQDTLTRSFHVTAAQNKEVAALLTLAKTLRLHVAAITPDAGALVNLLLLLAPPAHCAVWRDDHHWLWATRHQWGRKPLTEAGTVADLSAILALKPEDMALFAADNLDPFTLVSRNLPSLPDSGADFTVALALAMGDIVE, encoded by the coding sequence GTGTTCACATTCAACAAGATAGGGTTTTAGCCGTCTGTCTGACAAAGGAGCGAACCGGATGGAATCTGCGCCGTTGGTGGCAAATTCCGCTGCATCCGGGAATTATTCGCGATGGACAAATTATTGAGCCAGAACAATTGGTTGCAGCGCTTCGTGCATGGAGCAAGGTCTTACCGCAGCATCACCGGATTTTCCTCGCGTTCCCTGCCGCACGAACGTTGCAAAAAGCGCTTCCTTGTCCGGCGCTGAACCTACGTGAAAGTGAGCAAGCCTCGTGGATTGCTTCCGCCATGTCACGCGAGCTGGAGATGGCGCCCGATGCGCTGTGCTTCGACTATGTTCAGGACACTTTGACCCGCTCTTTTCATGTGACCGCTGCACAAAACAAAGAGGTCGCGGCATTGTTAACGCTGGCAAAAACGCTTCGTCTGCATGTCGCAGCGATTACGCCGGATGCGGGTGCGCTGGTGAATTTGCTGCTGCTTCTTGCGCCTCCTGCCCACTGCGCGGTATGGCGCGACGACCATCACTGGCTATGGGCAACGCGTCACCAGTGGGGCCGTAAGCCGCTGACCGAGGCGGGAACGGTGGCCGATCTGTCGGCGATCCTGGCGCTTAAGCCTGAAGATATGGCTCTTTTCGCCGCCGATAATCTCGATCCTTTTACTTTAGTCTCACGCAATTTACCGTCATTACCCGACTCGGGAGCGGACTTTACTGTCGCTCTGGCCCTTGCAATGGGGGACATCGTTGAATGA